In bacterium, the following are encoded in one genomic region:
- a CDS encoding polysaccharide deacetylase family protein has protein sequence MANKKRSSKRSSSGPSWVFLLLAIIILAVVAARILQPPKYKSISNHKGHSQKLQSNQYSNGSANRSENSTKPSEDIKPSLQNPDQLEDTTSHDNPIPTGTKAHPIEHALSGSANGQVIAVTFDAGADAAPVSSILDTLNQNGLRCTFFLTGAFCDKFPDAARQIGQAGHEIGNHTYSHPHLTQMTTEQVEEQIQHGASAIERGTGRKVAMLFRPPYGDRNSSVDALISQLGYKEIMWSLDSWDSVVKGITADQISERVLSKVKPGSIILLHCGSAATAQALPQILSELHTRGYRIVTVSELVR, from the coding sequence ATGGCAAACAAAAAACGATCCTCCAAACGATCTTCTTCAGGGCCTTCATGGGTATTCCTTCTGCTGGCGATTATCATTCTTGCCGTTGTCGCAGCGCGAATATTGCAACCGCCAAAATATAAATCTATTTCAAATCATAAAGGACACAGCCAAAAGCTGCAGTCTAATCAATATAGCAATGGAAGCGCTAATCGATCCGAAAATTCGACAAAGCCATCAGAAGATATTAAACCATCCCTTCAAAATCCTGATCAATTAGAGGACACCACTTCTCACGATAACCCAATACCAACGGGAACAAAAGCGCACCCAATAGAACATGCATTATCGGGCAGTGCGAATGGACAAGTGATTGCCGTCACATTCGATGCAGGGGCGGATGCGGCGCCGGTTAGCAGCATCCTCGACACTCTTAACCAAAATGGATTGCGCTGCACTTTCTTTCTAACAGGCGCGTTCTGCGATAAGTTCCCCGATGCCGCTCGACAAATAGGCCAGGCAGGACACGAAATCGGCAACCATACTTATTCCCATCCCCACCTGACACAAATGACCACAGAGCAAGTTGAAGAACAAATCCAACACGGCGCTTCGGCTATCGAGCGAGGAACGGGCAGAAAGGTTGCGATGCTCTTTCGCCCCCCCTACGGCGACCGCAATTCAAGCGTTGATGCACTAATCTCTCAGTTAGGCTATAAAGAAATTATGTGGTCTCTGGATTCATGGGATTCAGTCGTCAAAGGTATCACCGCCGACCAAATCTCTGAACGCGTGCTATCAAAAGTAAAACCCGGCAGCATTATCCTACTGCACTGCGGCAGCGCCGCCACCGCCCAAGCCCTCCCCCAAATCCTATCCGAACTCCACACCCGAGGCTACCGAATAGTAACCGTTTCAGAGCTAGTCCGCTAA